The DNA region GTAAGAAAACTGATTCAATTCTCGGCTCTATTCCTACTTTATTCTTACTATCAGAGTAAATAGTTGAGATAAATTTGGTTTGATCATCTAGACTTTTTTCTTCTCTCACAGACGCTTGCACGCCTACAGTATCCATACTGAGTTTAATGtcatttattaaacataaaacAACATCATCTCCGTTTTCTTCGACTTCATCGATTTTTTGTAAGTCACATAGATTATCTTGTGCtttatttgcaaaattttcattttcgcATGGCACagtgtttttttcaatttttttcgtagAATGTTCAAGTTGTTTATCTTGCTGATATTTATGTGTATCTATTGCACGAACAATATGTTGATTTTCAATTTCTACATCTTTCCCGACTTTTGATGCTTCATCGTCTTGTATTGAAATGTGCCATTTGTTATCACTTTTCTCGGAACCATGATTTTTTTGACCTGTCTCATTTTGGGTTTGTCCCTCCGTGTCGTTTGCTACGCGTATTTTTTCAGTTTCGAATGAATCCATACCTTTCTGTGAATTTTCTTTCCTAATATTGGTAAGTGAAAAACCTAGACCATTTTCCGAGTGTCTTTCTAGTTCATTCTCACTCTTATAgtcgataaataaaatagttccGCTTCGATCATCTAATAATTCTTCCTCGAGCAGAGGACCATGTATCTCCACAGTATGTATTTTGAGTTCGATGTCATCGATTATGCAAAAAAGATCATCATCTGCATTCATGTAATCCGTATctctattaaaaatttgattgtcCCCTTCTCTTTCTAATTCAGTATTTTCTGTGTACGAATTCAGACGTAAGTATTCATTGTACAGTTGTTCTCTATTTTCTTCAACTTCCTCGATTTGTTGGAAGTCACAGAGATTATCTTGTGCTTCATTTTCGGAATTTAGATTTTCACATGgcacagtatttttttcaattttttccgTAGAATGTGTAAGACTTTCTTGTTCATTTTCATGTGTGTCTGTCGCTCGAACAtgatgttgatttttattattaacatatgtCCCGTCGTCTGATGCCTTATCTTCTTGTATTGGAAGGTGCTTCTCGTTTCTAATTTCTTCGAACCCATGATTTTTTTCAGCTAgcttgttttctttttcttcttccgTGTCGTTTGCTatgcatattttttcatcGTCGAATAAATCCAAACTTTTCTGGACATTTTCATTTCCAATATCGGTAAGTAGAACACCTGGACCATTTTCTGTCTGTTTTTCTGTTTGATTTTCAATATCGTGGTTGATGgataaaataattcttttttgatCAGTCAATCTATTTTCTTCTACAATAGGACCCTGCATATCTACAGTATCCTCATTAGATTCGATGTCATTGGTTGTACATAAGACATCATCATCTGCATTTGTACGATCCGTTTCTCTATTGAAAATTTGAGTGTCCTCCTCTCTTTTATCTTCCGGAGTTTTTGTGTATGAATTTGGATATAAGTATTCATCGTATAGTTTTTCTCCATCTCTCTCAACGTTCGTGTAGTTCGTTatgtctattttttctttttcggaTAAATCCATacctttttttgaattttcgttGCTGATATCGGTAAATGAAAAACCTGGACAGATTTCcgaatttttttctagttcaTTCTCACTCTTATGGTCGATAGATGAAATAATTCCGCTTCGATCATCTAATAATTCTTTTTCGATCAGAGGACCTTGTGTTTCTACAGTATTAATTTTGAGTTCGATTTCATCGATTTTGTATAAAACATCATCTGCATTTGTATAATCCGTGTctctattaaaaatttgattgtcCCCTTTTCTTTCTAATTCAGTATCATCtgtgtataaattaaaatctgaGTATTCATTGTATAGTTTCTCTCCATTTTCCTCGACTTCATCTATTTTTTGGAAGTCACATAGATTATCTTGTGCTTTATTTGCGAAATTTCGATTTTCACATGgcacagtatttttttcaattttttccgTAGAATGTTCGAGAATTTCTTCGTGCTTATTTTTATGTGGGTCTTCCGCTCGAACATAATGTTGATTTCCAATTTCTGCTTCTTTCCCGACATCTTTTTCTAGTATTGAAATGTTCCGTTTGTTATCGCTAGCCTCCAACCCGTGATTTTTTTGAcctatataattttgtttttcttctttcatgTCGTCTGCTGTGCATATTTTCTCAGTTCCAACTACATCTATGTCTTCTCGTATATTTTCTGTTTTAATATCGGAAAGTGAAAAACCTGGATTAATTTCTGTGTGTCTTTTTAGTTCATTCAGACCTTCCGTCCCTACACTATCGAAATTAAGTTCAATGTCATCGATTATACACGAATTATCATCGtcagtaatttttccaattgttTTCGTAGAATGTTCAAGGCTTTCATCTTGCTCATTTTTGTATGTGTCTATTGCTCGAACATGATGACtttccttgttttttttttcgtcttttgTGTCATTCTTTATGCATATATTTTCAGTTCCGAATGAATCCATAACTTTCTGTGAATTTTCTTCCCTGATATCGAGAAGGGAAAAATCTGGACCAATTTCCGTGCGTCTTTCTAGTTCATTCTCACTATCATGGTCAATAGATAAAACTCCGCTTTgatcattcaatatttttttttctaaaagagGACCCTGCATTTCTACAGTATCTATATTGAGTTCGATGTCGTCATTACCTGCTTTAGTATAATCCGTATCTCTCTCGAAAATTTGAGTTTCCTCTTCTTTTTCTAATTCCGTAGTTTTTGCGTATTGATTTGTATGTATAGTTGATTCATTGCATagtttttctttacttttctCGACCTCATCGATTATTCGGTAGTCACATAGAATATCTTGTACTCCATAGACAAGATTTTGATTTTCACATGGCACACCAATTTTTTCACCTATTTCCGTAGAATTTTCAAGTCTTTCTTTTCGCTTATTTTCATATGTGTTTGTTTCTTGAACATGatgttcattttcaatttccgCATCTTCCCAGACTTCTGATGCTTCGTTTCTTATATATGTGTCCCCTTCTCTCTCTAATTGAGTTGTTATCGTGTGTAAATATGAATGTAAGTCATTAGATAGTCTTTCTCTATTTTCTGAGGCTTGTTCAGTTTTTCGGAAGTCACATATACTCTCTACTGCTTTATTGTCAAGATTTTCATAATTACATCGACTGACTATGCCCTCTGTATGTTCTTGATAATGTGGCGTTATCGattgatttgaatttttctGAAACAATTCTTCTTCACTTCGATAAATTTGAACACCAATTTTTTGAATCGTTATTTTCCTCTGTTCCTCATCTGTACACTCATCGTCATTCTTTGCTCCATTATCCCTGCTACATTTCCTATTCTGACTCTTTTTTTCCGATCCTTCATTCGGCTTGTTGTCGTCATCTTTGTCTTTTTCTTCTGAATTCTCGTTATAATTGAGAGATTCATCACTGAAAGTCTTTAACATAAGTTTTACAGAAGGAACAGTTGTTACGTTCTCCCCCGAGATCAACTTCGTTATTTCATCCGTCACTATCGCTTCTACCTGTCCGTCCGTAGTTTGCACTAAATCGTGAATAATGTGTTGATTATTGCAGGATAactttatacaaattttatccTTAACTTCTTTCTTCTGAGTATTTGGTTCTTCTGATATTTCATgggtttttgaaattttttctcgtgtaaaaatattacttaTTCCAACGAGAAGAATTGAGTTTTTCACAGTACCCATACAATTGGATGCTTGACATGTATATGTGCCGAGACTACAGTCATTATCATTCGTTGGTGTGATTTTTTGGATCACTCCTTGTTGTAATTCAACGTTACCGTTAAACCATTGAAGTGTTGGAGAAGGAACACCTTTAATTTTACActctaaattaatttgtccTGCTTCAGTACATATGACTTTAAGGTTTTCTAAAAATTCTGGTTTTTTATAATGCTTCGGtataattagttttaaataacATGATGTTTCATTGTAGCCATAATCGTTTCCAACGACACATCTCCAGTTTGCatcatcaatgatttttaactTTTCTATTTCGAGGTGATGTTCTCCATATTTTCCTTCAACAGAGCGATAGTCTACACTgctaacaattaaattatcgtTTCTATACCAGTGTAATGTATCCCTAAACGAAATATCAACCTGAACTGTAAATCTAAATTTCGAATTAATCTCAGCTTTCACATTTTCTAGACCTCTTCGAAAGTACGGAATATTCGCATTCtttgaaaaagataaatcTGTTTTcctcaaataatttttgatagttTCAATGGTTAGTTCAGCTGTACTTTTGACTTCTCCCATGCAATTTCTTGCGACACAACAATATGACCCTAACGGACTGGTAGTGGTTATGCAGTAGATATCATCTCGTTTCAGTTCTTGATCGTTTCTGTACCATTTTAGTGTTGGAGTCGGAATTCCGACTACTTTACATTCAAATGAGACTATTCCTTTCTTAGATATTATTACTTTCAAAGGCTCTTTGAATTTCGGGTAACTGTAACTTTTTGGTATAAGTATTGTAAGATCATACGACATTATGTGGGTCATGTTTTCTCCACGTTCAGCTACACATTTCCATAGACCTTCATCATTAGCGTCTATTTCTGTAATTTTAACAGAAAAACTCCCCTCTTCTTccattatttgatatttttccgAAGAGCTTACTCGTCCTTGTCTGTTAAACCAATATAATTTTGACTCtggcaaaaaatttatttcacaagTTAACGCAATGCAATCTcctattatacaatttttttttttcaaaatatttgacAACATTGGAGCTCTGGTCAATGAAGTTTGAAAATTCCGTACTCCCAATGAGATTTCCATAGACTTCGATGTTATTATGTGCGCTTTTGACAAAGAACTTGCTATTCCCATACAATTAACCGCTTTACAACTATAATACCCCAGTAGTGTAGTGTCATTCGTTCTTGTAGTCAGTGCAAAGATGTCTCCGGCCGTGATCTCTTCTCCATCTTTAAACCACTGTAGAAGTGGCGTCGGTACACCGAAAACTTGGCATTCTAGTAAAACTGTTCCTGCTTCCGTTATCAGCACTTGTacattatttatgaaattcggtagttgataaatttttggaaTTATTACACTCAGAAAAAAACTGCACGTAGAGTTTCCATAAGAATTTTCTGCAAGGCAGGTCCATTGCCCTTCATCATGAGCTATCACCGGCATTATATCGATAGATTGAAAATTCCCTTTATCAATCATAAAGAATCGACCACCCATTTGAATACGCTTGTTTTCCCTGAACCATGTTACCTTAGAACcagaacaataaaaataaagcttaattatattatgattataaatCCATCTTGAGTGTCATTGAGCCTATATACAATTGCAATTTATACTAATTCCTTTATGTAACCAATTTTTAtaagatatttttgaaaaaaacgtCGGATGCCTAGGTGATTGAATCATAGAACAAAAGAATTGACcggctttaaaaaaaaattgtaaaaatatcactggctgaattaaaaattgatacaaaTGAGACAAGACGAGACAAAAAAGTGTTGCCTTATACGAGAAAAAATCAAGACAAGAAGCAATAGTTTTCTCGTAGATCGAGACGGCATCACTagaaattttgtatttatcctAAATGTTATTTTCGATCAATTAAACAAACATTTTCTATAGATTAACCTCAGTGTtactaatataattttttattgaatggacaaaaatttaacaaacctTGAGCATCGTGGAACTTCTGATGTCTGTGGATAACCGCATTCGTGAGCCAACCTTAACTCTAACGTCTGTCAAGGGTTCAGCGAAAAATGGAAGGTCATTTCGTTTCAGTTCATCCGGAGAAGCATTAATGCTTATATTTTGATCTAACGCTTCATTGTGAGTAGaagccatttttttatattttcc from Aphidius gifuensis isolate YNYX2018 linkage group LG5, ASM1490517v1, whole genome shotgun sequence includes:
- the LOC122858328 gene encoding uncharacterized protein LOC122858328 isoform X2 encodes the protein MASTHNEALDQNISINASPDELKRNDLPFFAEPLTDVRVKVGSRMRLSTDIRSSTMLKVTWFRENKRIQMGGRFFMIDKGNFQSIDIMPVIAHDEGQWTCLAENSYGNSTCSFFLSVIIPKIYQLPNFINNVQVLITEAGTVLLECQVFGVPTPLLQWFKDGEEITAGDIFALTTRTNDTTLLGYYSCKAVNCMGIASSLSKAHIITSKSMEISLGVRNFQTSLTRAPMLSNILKKKNCIIGDCIALTCEINFLPESKLYWFNRQGRVSSSEKYQIMEEEGSFSVKITEIDANDEGLWKCVAERGENMTHIMSYDLTILIPKSYSYPKFKEPLKVIISKKGIVSFECKVVGIPTPTLKWYRNDQELKRDDIYCITTTSPLGSYCCVARNCMGEVKSTAELTIETIKNYLRKTDLSFSKNANIPYFRRGLENVKAEINSKFRFTVQVDISFRDTLHWYRNDNLIVSSVDYRSVEGKYGEHHLEIEKLKIIDDANWRCVVGNDYGYNETSCYLKLIIPKHYKKPEFLENLKVICTEAGQINLECKIKGVPSPTLQWFNGNVELQQGVIQKITPTNDNDCSLGTYTCQASNCMGTVKNSILLVGISNIFTREKISKTHEISEEPNTQKKEVKDKICIKLSCNNQHIIHDLVQTTDGQVEAIVTDEITKLISGENVTTVPSVKLMLKTFSDESLNYNENSEEKDKDDDNKPNEGSEKKSQNRKCSRDNGAKNDDECTDEEQRKITIQKIGVQIYRSEEELFQKNSNQSITPHYQEHTEGIVSRCNYENLDNKAVESICDFRKTEQASENRERLSNDLHSYLHTITTQLEREGDTYIRNEASEVWEDAEIENEHHVQETNTYENKRKERLENSTEIGEKIGVPCENQNLVYGVQDILCDYRIIDEVEKSKEKLCNESTIHTNQYAKTTELEKEEETQIFERDTDYTKAGNDDIELNIDTVEMQGPLLEKKILNDQSGVLSIDHDSENELERRTEIGPDFSLLDIREENSQKVMDSFGTENICIKNDTKDEKKNKESHHVRAIDTYKNEQDESLEHSTKTIGKITDDDNSCIIDDIELNFDSVGTEGLNELKRHTEINPGFSLSDIKTENIREDIDVVGTEKICTADDMKEEKQNYIGQKNHGLEASDNKRNISILEKDVGKEAEIGNQHYVRAEDPHKNKHEEILEHSTEKIEKNTVPCENRNFANKAQDNLCDFQKIDEVEENGEKLYNEYSDFNLYTDDTELERKGDNQIFNRDTDYTNADDVLYKIDEIELKINTVETQGPLIEKELLDDRSGIISSIDHKSENELEKNSEICPGFSFTDISNENSKKGMDLSEKEKIDITNYTNVERDGEKLYDEYLYPNSYTKTPEDKREEDTQIFNRETDRTNADDDVLCTTNDIESNEDTVDMQGPIVEENRLTDQKRIILSINHDIENQTEKQTENGPGVLLTDIGNENVQKSLDLFDDEKICIANDTEEEKENKLAEKNHGFEEIRNEKHLPIQEDKASDDGTYVNNKNQHHVRATDTHENEQESLTHSTEKIEKNTVPCENLNSENEAQDNLCDFQQIEEVEENREQLYNEYLRLNSYTENTELEREGDNQIFNRDTDYMNADDDLFCIIDDIELKIHTVEIHGPLLEEELLDDRSGTILFIDYKSENELERHSENGLGFSLTNIRKENSQKGMDSFETEKIRVANDTEGQTQNETGQKNHGSEKSDNKWHISIQDDEASKVGKDVEIENQHIVRAIDTHKYQQDKQLEHSTKKIEKNTVPCENENFANKAQDNLCDLQKIDEVEENGDDVVLCLINDIKLSMDTVGVQASVREEKSLDDQTKFISTIYSDSKNKVGIEPRIESVFLLANIEKRNGQKEKNFIESMKMCIENDTQENKINPLCTKYPGIEKINSKWSLPTLESNMLDSWEVVENENQQNVPVIDTHKCARSWKKPSSFLCVMSMKNLASIPKQRSTILTVFEKRLPIQVNRFELVNQAVSSNYKRINRTNTDLRSRKGFRIIREITPSISQYPYEQFSVRPVNRYDQLNNSRRFLNYGIYTQRNQSFTKLLDLSHYFDQIELESSPSKLCLKKTSQYSQLPYFLGQLPSSSKRYARSFNYLSTSNCFPINRLNSKGGKPKFFISLQNKMTIETSWVKLTCTVFADPNPEVFWFKDGNRLSLYSSNHVVNIVNGVVTLEIYSVRPQDSGEYSCWARNMYGLASTEATLKVTSLYSRVAAVQTHINIVKKSHEYGFLIRRTRTDMDGLMNTYGYKNFSRSLFEMSRNSMKPATFVCRPLIKEIAIAINGCMRISFQMSGIPTPKVIVLRERRNIMYDRRLHHEIHNDYVMIRLERAQPSDEGSYCIIVQNCFGCDRHFFTMKVTKPSGFVRRDMSPWMKKSYDNRYGF
- the LOC122858328 gene encoding uncharacterized protein LOC122858328 isoform X3; its protein translation is MGSHCCKCADSKNQQQRLDSSISNVQNNQLIPTERYNVNSAKKIIQLALQNSKRKSNSNKLGLATNKDGKYKKMASTHNEALDQNISINASPDELKRNDLPFFAEPLTDVRVKVGSRMRLSTDIRSSTMLKVTWFRENKRIQMGGRFFMIDKGNFQSIDIMPVIAHDEGQWTCLAENSYGNSTCSFFLSVIIPKIYQLPNFINNVQVLITEAGTVLLECQVFGVPTPLLQWFKDGEEITAGDIFALTTRTNDTTLLGYYSCKAVNCMGIASSLSKAHIITSKSMEISLGVRNFQTSLTRAPMLSNILKKKNCIIGDCIALTCEINFLPESKLYWFNRQGRVSSSEKYQIMEEEGSFSVKITEIDANDEGLWKCVAERGENMTHIMSYDLTILIPKSYSYPKFKEPLKVIISKKGIVSFECKVVGIPTPTLKWYRNDQELKRDDIYCITTTSPLGSYCCVARNCMGEVKSTAELTIETIKNYLRKTDLSFSKNANIPYFRRGLENVKAEINSKFRFTVQVDISFRDTLHWYRNDNLIVSSVDYRSVEGKYGEHHLEIEKLKIIDDANWRCVVGNDYGYNETSCYLKLIIPKHYKKPEFLENLKVICTEAGQINLECKIKGVPSPTLQWFNGNVELQQGVIQKITPTNDNDCSLGTYTCQASNCMGTVKNSILLVGISNIFTREKISKTHEISEEPNTQKKEVKDKICIKLSCNNQHIIHDLVQTTDGQVEAIVTDEITKLISGENVTTVPSVKLMLKTFSDESLNYNENSEEKDKDDDNKPNEGSEKKSQNRKCSRDNGAKNDDECTDEEQRKITIQKIGVQIYRSEEELFQKNSNQSITPHYQEHTEGIVSRCNYENLDNKAVESICDFRKTEQASENRERLSNDLHSYLHTITTQLEREGDTYIRNEASEVWEDAEIENEHHVQETNTYENKRKERLENSTEIGEKIGVPCENQNLVYGVQDILCDYRIIDEVEKSKEKLCNESTIHTNQYAKTTELEKEEETQIFERDTDYTKAGNDDIELNIDTVEMQGPLLEKKILNDQSGVLSIDHDSENELERRTEIGPDFSLLDIREENSQKVMDSFGTENICIKNDTKDEKKNKESHHVRAIDTYKNEQDESLEHSTKTIGKITDDDNSCIIDDIELNFDSVGTEGLNELKRHTEINPGFSLSDIKTENIREDIDVVGTEKICTADDMKEEKQNYIGQKNHGLEASDNKRNISILEKDVGKEAEIGNQHYVRAEDPHKNKHEEILEHSTEKIEKNTVPCENRNFANKAQDNLCDFQKIDEVEENGEKLYNEYSDFNLYTDDTELERKGDNQIFNRDTDYTNADDVLYKIDEIELKINTVETQGPLIEKELLDDRSGIISSIDHKSENELEKNSEICPGFSFTDISNENSKKGMDLSEKEKIDITNYTNVERDGEKLYDEYLYPNSYTKTPEDKREEDTQIFNRETDRTNADDDVLCTTNDIESNEDTVDMQGPIVEENRLTDQKRIILSINHDIENQTEKQTENGPGVLLTDIGNENVQKSLDLFDDEKICIANDTEEEKENKLAEKNHGFEEIRNEKHLPIQEDKASDDGTYVNNKNQHHVRATDTHENEQESLTHSTEKIEKNTVPCENLNSENEAQDNLCDFQQIEEVEENREQLYNEYLRLNSYTENTELEREGDNQIFNRDTDYMNADDDLFCIIDDIELKIHTVEIHGPLLEEELLDDRSGTILFIDYKSENELERHSENGLGFSLTNIRKENSQKGMDSFETEKIRVANDTEGQTQNETGQKNHGSEKSDNKWHISIQDDEASKVGKDVEIENQHIVRAIDTHKYQQDKQLEHSTKKIEKNTVPCENENFANKAQDNLCDLQKIDEVEENGDDVVLCLINDIKLSMDTVGVQASVREEKSLDDQTKFISTIYSDSKNKVGIEPRIESVFLLANIEKRNGQKEKNFIESMKMCIENDTQENKINPLCTKYPGIEKINSKWSLPTLESNMLDSWEVVENENQQNVPVIDTHKCARSWKKPSSFLCVMSMKNLASIPKQRSTILTVFEKRLPIQVNRFELVNQAVSSNYKRINRTNTDLRSRKGFRIIREITPSISQYPYEQFSVRPVNRYDQLNNSRRFLNYGIYTQRNQSFTKLLDLSHYFDQIELESSPSKLCLKKTSQYSQLPYFLGQLPSSSKRYARSFNYLSTSNCTEFQGRKTKIFYKSPK
- the LOC122858328 gene encoding uncharacterized protein LOC122858328 isoform X1; amino-acid sequence: MGSHCCKCADSKNQQQRLDSSISNVQNNQLIPTERYNVNSAKKIIQLALQNSKRKSNSNKLGLATNKDGKYKKMASTHNEALDQNISINASPDELKRNDLPFFAEPLTDVRVKVGSRMRLSTDIRSSTMLKVTWFRENKRIQMGGRFFMIDKGNFQSIDIMPVIAHDEGQWTCLAENSYGNSTCSFFLSVIIPKIYQLPNFINNVQVLITEAGTVLLECQVFGVPTPLLQWFKDGEEITAGDIFALTTRTNDTTLLGYYSCKAVNCMGIASSLSKAHIITSKSMEISLGVRNFQTSLTRAPMLSNILKKKNCIIGDCIALTCEINFLPESKLYWFNRQGRVSSSEKYQIMEEEGSFSVKITEIDANDEGLWKCVAERGENMTHIMSYDLTILIPKSYSYPKFKEPLKVIISKKGIVSFECKVVGIPTPTLKWYRNDQELKRDDIYCITTTSPLGSYCCVARNCMGEVKSTAELTIETIKNYLRKTDLSFSKNANIPYFRRGLENVKAEINSKFRFTVQVDISFRDTLHWYRNDNLIVSSVDYRSVEGKYGEHHLEIEKLKIIDDANWRCVVGNDYGYNETSCYLKLIIPKHYKKPEFLENLKVICTEAGQINLECKIKGVPSPTLQWFNGNVELQQGVIQKITPTNDNDCSLGTYTCQASNCMGTVKNSILLVGISNIFTREKISKTHEISEEPNTQKKEVKDKICIKLSCNNQHIIHDLVQTTDGQVEAIVTDEITKLISGENVTTVPSVKLMLKTFSDESLNYNENSEEKDKDDDNKPNEGSEKKSQNRKCSRDNGAKNDDECTDEEQRKITIQKIGVQIYRSEEELFQKNSNQSITPHYQEHTEGIVSRCNYENLDNKAVESICDFRKTEQASENRERLSNDLHSYLHTITTQLEREGDTYIRNEASEVWEDAEIENEHHVQETNTYENKRKERLENSTEIGEKIGVPCENQNLVYGVQDILCDYRIIDEVEKSKEKLCNESTIHTNQYAKTTELEKEEETQIFERDTDYTKAGNDDIELNIDTVEMQGPLLEKKILNDQSGVLSIDHDSENELERRTEIGPDFSLLDIREENSQKVMDSFGTENICIKNDTKDEKKNKESHHVRAIDTYKNEQDESLEHSTKTIGKITDDDNSCIIDDIELNFDSVGTEGLNELKRHTEINPGFSLSDIKTENIREDIDVVGTEKICTADDMKEEKQNYIGQKNHGLEASDNKRNISILEKDVGKEAEIGNQHYVRAEDPHKNKHEEILEHSTEKIEKNTVPCENRNFANKAQDNLCDFQKIDEVEENGEKLYNEYSDFNLYTDDTELERKGDNQIFNRDTDYTNADDVLYKIDEIELKINTVETQGPLIEKELLDDRSGIISSIDHKSENELEKNSEICPGFSFTDISNENSKKGMDLSEKEKIDITNYTNVERDGEKLYDEYLYPNSYTKTPEDKREEDTQIFNRETDRTNADDDVLCTTNDIESNEDTVDMQGPIVEENRLTDQKRIILSINHDIENQTEKQTENGPGVLLTDIGNENVQKSLDLFDDEKICIANDTEEEKENKLAEKNHGFEEIRNEKHLPIQEDKASDDGTYVNNKNQHHVRATDTHENEQESLTHSTEKIEKNTVPCENLNSENEAQDNLCDFQQIEEVEENREQLYNEYLRLNSYTENTELEREGDNQIFNRDTDYMNADDDLFCIIDDIELKIHTVEIHGPLLEEELLDDRSGTILFIDYKSENELERHSENGLGFSLTNIRKENSQKGMDSFETEKIRVANDTEGQTQNETGQKNHGSEKSDNKWHISIQDDEASKVGKDVEIENQHIVRAIDTHKYQQDKQLEHSTKKIEKNTVPCENENFANKAQDNLCDLQKIDEVEENGDDVVLCLINDIKLSMDTVGVQASVREEKSLDDQTKFISTIYSDSKNKVGIEPRIESVFLLANIEKRNGQKEKNFIESMKMCIENDTQENKINPLCTKYPGIEKINSKWSLPTLESNMLDSWEVVENENQQNVPVIDTHKCARSWKKPSSFLCVMSMKNLASIPKQRSTILTVFEKRLPIQVNRFELVNQAVSSNYKRINRTNTDLRSRKGFRIIREITPSISQYPYEQFSVRPVNRYDQLNNSRRFLNYGIYTQRNQSFTKLLDLSHYFDQIELESSPSKLCLKKTSQYSQLPYFLGQLPSSSKRYARSFNYLSTSNCFPINRLNSKGGKPKFFISLQNKMTIETSWVKLTCTVFADPNPEVFWFKDGNRLSLYSSNHVVNIVNGVVTLEIYSVRPQDSGEYSCWARNMYGLASTEATLKVTSLYSRVAAVQTHINIVKKSHEYGFLIRRTRTDMDGLMNTYGYKNFSRSLFEMSRNSMKPATFVCRPLIKEIAIAINGCMRISFQMSGIPTPKVIVLRERRNIMYDRRLHHEIHNDYVMIRLERAQPSDEGSYCIIVQNCFGCDRHFFTMKVTKPSGFVRRDMSPWMKKSYDNRYGF